A window of the Lactuca sativa cultivar Salinas chromosome 5, Lsat_Salinas_v11, whole genome shotgun sequence genome harbors these coding sequences:
- the LOC111910043 gene encoding acylamino-acid-releasing enzyme isoform X2, translating into MDGSEVGEVKEVAVNLDAFTEGEYASQSKIYKEFASLSTIDKAWTFKSSNGLGTQTMFSLSQPNLLSNKKKKLMLSSFISEDSNGTLHVQWSPFPIEITGASVMVPSPSGKKLLVIRNPENDSPSQFEIWGKFQLEKEILVPQSVHGSVYSDGWFEGISWSPDESLIAYVAEESGFHKPTFNNMGYKKDVGPTDKDYNSWKGQGDWEEDWGEAYSGKKHPALFVININSGEVCSVDIGSSLSVGQVVWGPPTKGSHQYLVFVGWPLSNRKFGMKYCTNRPCALYAVKAPLFGLKIKENATNNVSLINLSEATSSAFLPRFTPDGKFLVFLSAKSAVDSGAHNATNSLHKIEWNSEGEPHPAKIIDVPVVMCREDDCFPGIYCFDMISKPWLSDGFTMIFSSIWGSKEVILSVNMLSGKVSRITPIDSNHSWSLLSLDGNNILALCSSCIDVPQIKYGSLTKDESKDATWHWWDVSSPISECQEKVKSLLSSLQFDILKIPIKSVSNNLTKGACKPFDAIFVSSKLKHDHTCDPLTVILHGGPQDVSLTSFSKSSAFLASIGFSLLVVNYRGSLGFGEEALQSLPGKVGSQDVNDVLSAIDHVIDMRLANPLKITVVGLSHGGFLASHLIGQAPDKFVAACVRNPVCNLALMVETSDIPDWCFVESFGSKGLSLYTESPSSQLLSFFHQKSPISHVSKVKTPTLFLLSAKDIRVPVTNGLQFARALKEKGVPLKVIVFPQDIHPINRPQSDFESFVNIGVWFKKYCM; encoded by the exons ATGGATGGCTCCGAAGTTGGTGAAGTGAAGGAAGTTGCAGTCAATCTAGATGCCTTCACCGAGGGAGAATACGCTTCTCAGTCCAAAATATACAAAGAATTCGCAAGCTTGTCTACCATTGACAAAGCATGGACCTTCAAGTCTTCCAATG GTTTGGGGACACAAACTATGTTTTCACTTAGCCAACCAAATCTTTTATCAAACAAGAAGAAGAAACTTATGTTGTCAAGTTTCATCTCTGAAGATTCTAATGGCACTTTACATGTTCAATGGTCACCATTTCCAATTGAAATCACAGGTGCCTCTGTAATGGTTCCCTCTCCATCAGGGAAAAAGCTTCTTGTGATACGAAACCCTGAAAATGATTCCCCCTCTCAGTTTGAAATTTGGGGTAAATTTCAATTAGAGAAGGAGATTCTTGTTCCTCAATCTGTCCATGGTTCTGTGTATTCAGATGGATG GTTTGAGGGAATTTCATGGAGCCCAGATGAAAGTCTCATTGCTTATGTGGCAGAGGAATCGGGTTTCCACAAACCAACATTTAACAATATGGGTTACAAAAAGGATGTGGGTCCCACTGATAAAGATTATAATAGCTGGAAAGGTCAAGGGGATTGGGAAGAAGACTGGGGTGAAGCCTATTCTGGAAAAAAACATCCTGCTTTGTTTGTGATTAATATTAACAG TGGAGAGGTTTGTTCTGTAGACATTGGGAGTTCATTAAGTGTAGGACAAGTTGTGTGGGGCCCACCAACAAAAGGGTCCCATCAATATCTGGTTTTTGTTGGGTGGCCTTTAAGCAATAGGAAATTTGGAATGAAGTATTGCACTAATAGACCTTGTGCCTTATATGCTGTAAAAGCTCCATTATTTGGATTAAAAATCAAAGAGAATGCTACAAATAATGTATCATTGATCAATTTAAGTGAAGCCACAAGTAGTGCTTTTCTTCCAAGATTCac TCCAGATGGAAAGTTTCTTGTGTTTTTATCTGCTAAAAGTGCTGTAGATTCTGGAGCACATAATGCTACAAACTCTCTTCATAAAATCGAATGGAATAGTGAAGGAGAACCACATCCTGCTAAGATCATTGAT GTTCCTGTTGTGATGTGTCGTGAGGATGATTGTTTTCCTGGGATCTATTGTTTTGATATGATTAGTAAACCATGGCTTTCAGATGGATTTACAATGATATTTTCTTCCATTTGGGGAAGCAAAGAAGTCATACTTTCTGTAAATATGCTAAg TGGGAAAGTTTCAAGAATCACTCCTATTGATTCAAATCATTCATGGAGTTTACTTTCACTTGATGGAAACAACATCCTTGCTT TATGTAGCAGCTGTATAGATGTACCTCAGATCAAATATGGTAGTCTAACTAAAGACGAATCAAAAGACGCCACCTGGCATTGGTGGGATGTTTCAAGCCCAATATCTGAATGTCAAGAGAAA GTCAAATCTTTACTTTCATCCCTTCAATTTGACATATTGAAGATACCCATCAAGAGTGTCTCCAACAATCTAACAAAAG GAGCATGCAAACCTTTTGATGCTATATTTGTGTCCTCAAAATTAAAGCATGATCATACATGTGATCCATTAACTGTAATCCTTCATGGGGGCCCACAAGATGTTTCATTAACAAGCTTCTCAAAGTCATCTGCTTTTCTTGCTTCAATTGGCTTTAGCTTGTTAGTTGTGAATTACAG AGGTTCACTTGGATTTGGTGAGGAAGCATTGCAATCACTTCCAGGAAAAGTCGGATCACAG GATGTAAACGATGTCCTTTCAGCTATAGATCATGTGATTGATATGAGGCTTGCAAATCCATTGAAAATAACTGTGGTTGGTTTGTCACATGGTGGTTTCTTAGCTTCACACTTGATTGGACAG GCACCCGATAAATTTGTTGCAGCTTGTGTGAGGAACCCTGTGTGTAATCTTGCTTTAATGGTGGAAACATCAGATATTCCAGATTGGTGTTTTGTGGAATCATTTGGAAGCAAAGGGCTTTCTTTATATACTGAATCCCCTTCATCTCAACTCCTTTCTTTTTTTCATCAAAAGTCTCCTATTTCACATGTCTCAAAG GTGAAAACTCCTACACTATTCCTCTTAAGTGCTAAAGATATCCGTGTTCCAGTTACAAATGGATTGCAA TTTGCAAGGGCATTAAAGGAAAAAGGAGTTCCATTGAAAGTGATTGTTTTTCCTCAAGATATACATCCTATTAACAG ACCACAATCAGATTTTGAAAGCTTTGTTAACATTGGAGTTTGGTTCAAGAAGTATTGCATGTAA
- the LOC111910043 gene encoding acylamino-acid-releasing enzyme isoform X1, giving the protein MDGSEVGEVKEVAVNLDAFTEGEYASQSKIYKEFASLSTIDKAWTFKSSNGLGTQTMFSLSQPNLLSNKKKKLMLSSFISEDSNGTLHVQWSPFPIEITGASVMVPSPSGKKLLVIRNPENDSPSQFEIWGKFQLEKEILVPQSVHGSVYSDGWFEGISWSPDESLIAYVAEESGFHKPTFNNMGYKKDVGPTDKDYNSWKGQGDWEEDWGEAYSGKKHPALFVININSGEVCSVDIGSSLSVGQVVWGPPTKGSHQYLVFVGWPLSNRKFGMKYCTNRPCALYAVKAPLFGLKIKENATNNVSLINLSEATSSAFLPRFTPDGKFLVFLSAKSAVDSGAHNATNSLHKIEWNSEGEPHPAKIIDVVPVVMCREDDCFPGIYCFDMISKPWLSDGFTMIFSSIWGSKEVILSVNMLSGKVSRITPIDSNHSWSLLSLDGNNILALCSSCIDVPQIKYGSLTKDESKDATWHWWDVSSPISECQEKVKSLLSSLQFDILKIPIKSVSNNLTKGACKPFDAIFVSSKLKHDHTCDPLTVILHGGPQDVSLTSFSKSSAFLASIGFSLLVVNYRGSLGFGEEALQSLPGKVGSQDVNDVLSAIDHVIDMRLANPLKITVVGLSHGGFLASHLIGQAPDKFVAACVRNPVCNLALMVETSDIPDWCFVESFGSKGLSLYTESPSSQLLSFFHQKSPISHVSKVKTPTLFLLSAKDIRVPVTNGLQFARALKEKGVPLKVIVFPQDIHPINRPQSDFESFVNIGVWFKKYCM; this is encoded by the exons ATGGATGGCTCCGAAGTTGGTGAAGTGAAGGAAGTTGCAGTCAATCTAGATGCCTTCACCGAGGGAGAATACGCTTCTCAGTCCAAAATATACAAAGAATTCGCAAGCTTGTCTACCATTGACAAAGCATGGACCTTCAAGTCTTCCAATG GTTTGGGGACACAAACTATGTTTTCACTTAGCCAACCAAATCTTTTATCAAACAAGAAGAAGAAACTTATGTTGTCAAGTTTCATCTCTGAAGATTCTAATGGCACTTTACATGTTCAATGGTCACCATTTCCAATTGAAATCACAGGTGCCTCTGTAATGGTTCCCTCTCCATCAGGGAAAAAGCTTCTTGTGATACGAAACCCTGAAAATGATTCCCCCTCTCAGTTTGAAATTTGGGGTAAATTTCAATTAGAGAAGGAGATTCTTGTTCCTCAATCTGTCCATGGTTCTGTGTATTCAGATGGATG GTTTGAGGGAATTTCATGGAGCCCAGATGAAAGTCTCATTGCTTATGTGGCAGAGGAATCGGGTTTCCACAAACCAACATTTAACAATATGGGTTACAAAAAGGATGTGGGTCCCACTGATAAAGATTATAATAGCTGGAAAGGTCAAGGGGATTGGGAAGAAGACTGGGGTGAAGCCTATTCTGGAAAAAAACATCCTGCTTTGTTTGTGATTAATATTAACAG TGGAGAGGTTTGTTCTGTAGACATTGGGAGTTCATTAAGTGTAGGACAAGTTGTGTGGGGCCCACCAACAAAAGGGTCCCATCAATATCTGGTTTTTGTTGGGTGGCCTTTAAGCAATAGGAAATTTGGAATGAAGTATTGCACTAATAGACCTTGTGCCTTATATGCTGTAAAAGCTCCATTATTTGGATTAAAAATCAAAGAGAATGCTACAAATAATGTATCATTGATCAATTTAAGTGAAGCCACAAGTAGTGCTTTTCTTCCAAGATTCac TCCAGATGGAAAGTTTCTTGTGTTTTTATCTGCTAAAAGTGCTGTAGATTCTGGAGCACATAATGCTACAAACTCTCTTCATAAAATCGAATGGAATAGTGAAGGAGAACCACATCCTGCTAAGATCATTGATGTG GTTCCTGTTGTGATGTGTCGTGAGGATGATTGTTTTCCTGGGATCTATTGTTTTGATATGATTAGTAAACCATGGCTTTCAGATGGATTTACAATGATATTTTCTTCCATTTGGGGAAGCAAAGAAGTCATACTTTCTGTAAATATGCTAAg TGGGAAAGTTTCAAGAATCACTCCTATTGATTCAAATCATTCATGGAGTTTACTTTCACTTGATGGAAACAACATCCTTGCTT TATGTAGCAGCTGTATAGATGTACCTCAGATCAAATATGGTAGTCTAACTAAAGACGAATCAAAAGACGCCACCTGGCATTGGTGGGATGTTTCAAGCCCAATATCTGAATGTCAAGAGAAA GTCAAATCTTTACTTTCATCCCTTCAATTTGACATATTGAAGATACCCATCAAGAGTGTCTCCAACAATCTAACAAAAG GAGCATGCAAACCTTTTGATGCTATATTTGTGTCCTCAAAATTAAAGCATGATCATACATGTGATCCATTAACTGTAATCCTTCATGGGGGCCCACAAGATGTTTCATTAACAAGCTTCTCAAAGTCATCTGCTTTTCTTGCTTCAATTGGCTTTAGCTTGTTAGTTGTGAATTACAG AGGTTCACTTGGATTTGGTGAGGAAGCATTGCAATCACTTCCAGGAAAAGTCGGATCACAG GATGTAAACGATGTCCTTTCAGCTATAGATCATGTGATTGATATGAGGCTTGCAAATCCATTGAAAATAACTGTGGTTGGTTTGTCACATGGTGGTTTCTTAGCTTCACACTTGATTGGACAG GCACCCGATAAATTTGTTGCAGCTTGTGTGAGGAACCCTGTGTGTAATCTTGCTTTAATGGTGGAAACATCAGATATTCCAGATTGGTGTTTTGTGGAATCATTTGGAAGCAAAGGGCTTTCTTTATATACTGAATCCCCTTCATCTCAACTCCTTTCTTTTTTTCATCAAAAGTCTCCTATTTCACATGTCTCAAAG GTGAAAACTCCTACACTATTCCTCTTAAGTGCTAAAGATATCCGTGTTCCAGTTACAAATGGATTGCAA TTTGCAAGGGCATTAAAGGAAAAAGGAGTTCCATTGAAAGTGATTGTTTTTCCTCAAGATATACATCCTATTAACAG ACCACAATCAGATTTTGAAAGCTTTGTTAACATTGGAGTTTGGTTCAAGAAGTATTGCATGTAA
- the LOC111910042 gene encoding acylamino-acid-releasing enzyme isoform X2 — translation MDAIGVSLKKEVAVGVDASIEEEYVSLSKLYKEFTNMSTIDKAWTYKSPNGKGSHATFSIGQPNLFANKKKKLMLSSFISEDSNGTLHVQWSPFPIEITGASVMVPSPSGKKLLVIRNPENDSPSQFEIWGPLQLEKEIRVPQSVHGSVYVDGWFEGISWSSDESLIAYVAEEPSLCKPTFNDMGYKKDVGPTDKDCNSWKGQGDWEEDWGETYAGKKQPALFVLNIDSGDVRAVDGIGRSLSVGQVVWAPTTKGSGSGSHQYLVFVGWPSDTRKLGMIYCFNRPCALYAVKAPLFGTEIKENAINDVSVINLSQSTSSAFLPRFTPDGKFLVFLSAKSAVDTGAHNATNSLHKIEWNSEGEPSPAKILDVVPVVMCHEDGCFPGIYSHNALSKPWLSDGSTMIISSIWGSKEVIISVNVLSGKVSRITPSDSNQSWSLLSLDGNNILAVCSSLIDIPQIKYGSLAKDESKDATWHWQDVSTPTSESHEKVKSLLSSLQFDILKIPVKNVQENLTKGANKPFEAIFVSSKSKHEACDPMIVILHGGPHTSLLSSFSKSSGFLASLGYSLLIVNYRGSLGFGEEALQSLPGKAGLQDVNDVLTAIDHAIDMGLADPSKITVVGGSHGGFLTSHLIGQAPDRFVAAAVRNPVCNLALMVGTTDIPEWCFVESFGSKGLSTYTEAPSPQLLKLFHDKSPISHLPKVKTPTLFLLGAKDLRVPVSNGLQFARALKEKGVEVKVIVFPEDTHAISRPQSDFESFVNIGVWFKKYCKK, via the exons ATGGATGCCATTGGAGTTAGCCTCAAAAAGGAAGTTGCTGTTGGTGTAGATGCTTCCATTGAGGAAGAATATGTTTCTCTATCTAAATTGTATAAAGAGTTCACAAACATGTCAACCATTGATAAAGCATGGACCTACAAGTCCCCTAATG GAAAAGGATCTCATGCTACATTTTCAATTGGTCAACCGAATCTTTTTGCAAACAAGAAGAAGAAACTTATGTTATCAAGTTTCATCTCTGAAGATTCTAATGGCACTTTACATGTTCAATGGTCACCATTTCCAATTGAAATCACAGGTGCATCTGTAATGGTTCCCTCTCCATCAGGGAAAAAGCTTCTTGTGATACGAAACCCTGAAAATGATTCACCCTCTCAGTTTGAAATTTGGGGCCCACTGCAATTAGAGAAGGAGATTCGTGTTCCTCAATCTGTTCATGGTTCTGTGTATGTGGATGGATG GTTTGAGGGGATTTCATGGAGCTCAGATGAAAGTCTCATTGCTTATGTTGCAGAGGAACCGAGTCTCTGCAAACCAACATTTAATGATATGGGTTACAAAAAAGATGTGGGTCCCACAGATAAGGATTGTAATAGCTGGAAAGGTCAAGGGGATTGGGAAGAGGATTGGGGAGAAACCTATGCAGGAAAAAAGCAACCTGCTCTATTTGTCCTTAATATTGACAG TGGAGATGTTCGTGCTGTAGATGGGATTGGGAGGTCATTGAGTGTGGGACAAGTTGTATGGGCTCCAACAACAAAAGGGTCCGGGTCCGGGTCCCATCAATATCTAGTTTTTGTCGGGTGGCCCTCTGACACTCGAAAGCTTGGAATGATATACTGCTTCAATAGGCCATGTGCATTGTATGCAGTAAAGGCTCCCTTATTTGGAACAGAAATCAAAGAAAATGCTATAAATGATGTTTCCGTCATCAATCTTAGTCAAAGCACAAGCAGTGCTTTCCTCCCACGGTTCAC TCCAGACGGAAAGTTTCTTGTGTTTTTATCTGCTAAAAGTGCTGTAGACACTGGAGCACATAATGCTACAAACTCTCTTCATAAAATTGAATGGAACAGTGAAGGAGAACCAAGTCCAGCCAAGATCCTTGATGTG GTTCCTGTGGTGATGTGTCATGAAGATGGTTGTTTCCCTGGGATCTACTCTCATAATGCTCTGAGTAAACCATGGCTTTCAGATGGATCCACAATGATTATATCCTCCATTTGGGGAAGCAAGGAAGTAATAATTTCTGTGAATGTGTTAAG TGGGAAAGTTTCAAGAATCACTCCCAGCGATTCAAATCAATCATGGAGTTTACTTTCACTTGATGGAAACAACATCCTTGCTG TATGTAGCAGCCTAATAGACATCCCTCAGATCAAATATGGTAGTCTAGCTAAGGACGAATCAAAAGACGCCACCTGGCATTGGCAGGATGTTTCAACCCCAACATCTGAAAGTCATGAGAAA GTCAAATCTTTACTTTCATCTCTTCAATTTGACATACTGAAGATTCCTGTCAAGAATGTCCAAGAAAATCTCACAAAAG GTGCCAATAAACCTTTTGAAGCAATATTTGTATCCTCAAAATCAAAGCATGAGGCTTGTGACCCAATGATTGTAATCCTTCATGGGGGCCCACACACTTCTTTGTTGTCAAGCTTCTCAAAGTCCTCTGGTTTTCTTGCTTCATTAGGATACAGTTTGTTGATTGTAAATTACAG AGGTTCACTTGGATTTGGTGAAGAAGCACTACAATCACTTCCAGGGAAAGCCGGATTGCAG GATGTAAACGATGTCCTCACAGCAATAGATCATGCCATTGACATGGGGCTTGCAGACCCCTCGAAAATAACCGTGGTCGGTGGGTCCCACGGTGGTTTCTTAACATCTCACTTGATTGGTCAG GCACCCGATAGATTTGTTGCAGCTGCTGTGAGGAACCCTGTGTGTAATCTTGCTTTAATGGTGGGCACAACAGATATTCCTGAATGGTGTTTTGTGGAGTCGTTTGGAAGCAAAGGGCTTTCTACCTATACAGAAGCCCCATCACCTCAACTCCTCAAATTATTTCATGATAAATCCCCTATTTCACATCTTCCAAAG GTGAAAACTCCAACACTTTTCCTATTAGGTGCTAAAGATCTTCGTGTCCCCGTTTCAAATGGATTGCAA TTTGCAAGGGCATTGAAGGAAAAAGGAGTTGAAGTGAAAGTAATTGTTTTTCCTGAAGATACACATGCTATTAGCCG ACCACAATCGGATTTCGAAAGCTTTGTTAATATTGGAGTTTGGTTCAAGAAGTATTGCAAGAAATAA
- the LOC111910042 gene encoding acylamino-acid-releasing enzyme isoform X1 translates to MLLHYITNTPISVPHSYSAFSSHQSPFHFRKTLPQSSHHPSPLGQLHKRLHVCSGMDAIGVSLKKEVAVGVDASIEEEYVSLSKLYKEFTNMSTIDKAWTYKSPNGKGSHATFSIGQPNLFANKKKKLMLSSFISEDSNGTLHVQWSPFPIEITGASVMVPSPSGKKLLVIRNPENDSPSQFEIWGPLQLEKEIRVPQSVHGSVYVDGWFEGISWSSDESLIAYVAEEPSLCKPTFNDMGYKKDVGPTDKDCNSWKGQGDWEEDWGETYAGKKQPALFVLNIDSGDVRAVDGIGRSLSVGQVVWAPTTKGSGSGSHQYLVFVGWPSDTRKLGMIYCFNRPCALYAVKAPLFGTEIKENAINDVSVINLSQSTSSAFLPRFTPDGKFLVFLSAKSAVDTGAHNATNSLHKIEWNSEGEPSPAKILDVVPVVMCHEDGCFPGIYSHNALSKPWLSDGSTMIISSIWGSKEVIISVNVLSGKVSRITPSDSNQSWSLLSLDGNNILAVCSSLIDIPQIKYGSLAKDESKDATWHWQDVSTPTSESHEKVKSLLSSLQFDILKIPVKNVQENLTKGANKPFEAIFVSSKSKHEACDPMIVILHGGPHTSLLSSFSKSSGFLASLGYSLLIVNYRGSLGFGEEALQSLPGKAGLQDVNDVLTAIDHAIDMGLADPSKITVVGGSHGGFLTSHLIGQAPDRFVAAAVRNPVCNLALMVGTTDIPEWCFVESFGSKGLSTYTEAPSPQLLKLFHDKSPISHLPKVKTPTLFLLGAKDLRVPVSNGLQFARALKEKGVEVKVIVFPEDTHAISRPQSDFESFVNIGVWFKKYCKK, encoded by the exons ATGCTGCTGCATTATATAACCAACACTCCGATTTCAGTTCCGCATTCTTATTCTGCATTCAGCTCTCATCAATCTCCATTCCATTTCCGCAAAACTCTTCCTCAATCATCTCATCATCCTTCTCCATTAGGACAATTACA TAAACGTCTACACGTCTGCTCAGGAATGGATGCCATTGGAGTTAGCCTCAAAAAGGAAGTTGCTGTTGGTGTAGATGCTTCCATTGAGGAAGAATATGTTTCTCTATCTAAATTGTATAAAGAGTTCACAAACATGTCAACCATTGATAAAGCATGGACCTACAAGTCCCCTAATG GAAAAGGATCTCATGCTACATTTTCAATTGGTCAACCGAATCTTTTTGCAAACAAGAAGAAGAAACTTATGTTATCAAGTTTCATCTCTGAAGATTCTAATGGCACTTTACATGTTCAATGGTCACCATTTCCAATTGAAATCACAGGTGCATCTGTAATGGTTCCCTCTCCATCAGGGAAAAAGCTTCTTGTGATACGAAACCCTGAAAATGATTCACCCTCTCAGTTTGAAATTTGGGGCCCACTGCAATTAGAGAAGGAGATTCGTGTTCCTCAATCTGTTCATGGTTCTGTGTATGTGGATGGATG GTTTGAGGGGATTTCATGGAGCTCAGATGAAAGTCTCATTGCTTATGTTGCAGAGGAACCGAGTCTCTGCAAACCAACATTTAATGATATGGGTTACAAAAAAGATGTGGGTCCCACAGATAAGGATTGTAATAGCTGGAAAGGTCAAGGGGATTGGGAAGAGGATTGGGGAGAAACCTATGCAGGAAAAAAGCAACCTGCTCTATTTGTCCTTAATATTGACAG TGGAGATGTTCGTGCTGTAGATGGGATTGGGAGGTCATTGAGTGTGGGACAAGTTGTATGGGCTCCAACAACAAAAGGGTCCGGGTCCGGGTCCCATCAATATCTAGTTTTTGTCGGGTGGCCCTCTGACACTCGAAAGCTTGGAATGATATACTGCTTCAATAGGCCATGTGCATTGTATGCAGTAAAGGCTCCCTTATTTGGAACAGAAATCAAAGAAAATGCTATAAATGATGTTTCCGTCATCAATCTTAGTCAAAGCACAAGCAGTGCTTTCCTCCCACGGTTCAC TCCAGACGGAAAGTTTCTTGTGTTTTTATCTGCTAAAAGTGCTGTAGACACTGGAGCACATAATGCTACAAACTCTCTTCATAAAATTGAATGGAACAGTGAAGGAGAACCAAGTCCAGCCAAGATCCTTGATGTG GTTCCTGTGGTGATGTGTCATGAAGATGGTTGTTTCCCTGGGATCTACTCTCATAATGCTCTGAGTAAACCATGGCTTTCAGATGGATCCACAATGATTATATCCTCCATTTGGGGAAGCAAGGAAGTAATAATTTCTGTGAATGTGTTAAG TGGGAAAGTTTCAAGAATCACTCCCAGCGATTCAAATCAATCATGGAGTTTACTTTCACTTGATGGAAACAACATCCTTGCTG TATGTAGCAGCCTAATAGACATCCCTCAGATCAAATATGGTAGTCTAGCTAAGGACGAATCAAAAGACGCCACCTGGCATTGGCAGGATGTTTCAACCCCAACATCTGAAAGTCATGAGAAA GTCAAATCTTTACTTTCATCTCTTCAATTTGACATACTGAAGATTCCTGTCAAGAATGTCCAAGAAAATCTCACAAAAG GTGCCAATAAACCTTTTGAAGCAATATTTGTATCCTCAAAATCAAAGCATGAGGCTTGTGACCCAATGATTGTAATCCTTCATGGGGGCCCACACACTTCTTTGTTGTCAAGCTTCTCAAAGTCCTCTGGTTTTCTTGCTTCATTAGGATACAGTTTGTTGATTGTAAATTACAG AGGTTCACTTGGATTTGGTGAAGAAGCACTACAATCACTTCCAGGGAAAGCCGGATTGCAG GATGTAAACGATGTCCTCACAGCAATAGATCATGCCATTGACATGGGGCTTGCAGACCCCTCGAAAATAACCGTGGTCGGTGGGTCCCACGGTGGTTTCTTAACATCTCACTTGATTGGTCAG GCACCCGATAGATTTGTTGCAGCTGCTGTGAGGAACCCTGTGTGTAATCTTGCTTTAATGGTGGGCACAACAGATATTCCTGAATGGTGTTTTGTGGAGTCGTTTGGAAGCAAAGGGCTTTCTACCTATACAGAAGCCCCATCACCTCAACTCCTCAAATTATTTCATGATAAATCCCCTATTTCACATCTTCCAAAG GTGAAAACTCCAACACTTTTCCTATTAGGTGCTAAAGATCTTCGTGTCCCCGTTTCAAATGGATTGCAA TTTGCAAGGGCATTGAAGGAAAAAGGAGTTGAAGTGAAAGTAATTGTTTTTCCTGAAGATACACATGCTATTAGCCG ACCACAATCGGATTTCGAAAGCTTTGTTAATATTGGAGTTTGGTTCAAGAAGTATTGCAAGAAATAA